A part of Paenarthrobacter sp. A20 genomic DNA contains:
- a CDS encoding SDR family oxidoreductase, with protein MTTRANELTALVTGATAGLGAEFARQLAEAGHHLVLVARDEERLKEKAEELERDFSISVEVLSADLTTDVGVSAVADRLRDAGRPVDVLVNNAGIGLLKPFERNGLDEERRHLRLHVQTPMELCHAALEVMLARGKGRIINVASVAAFANRGTYSAAKAWQVTFSRWANITYAKSGVQVTAVCPGFTHTEFHDRMGMDKSVAPRFLWLTAERVVREGLEDNAEGKGVSIPTRRYKVVSFFARILPAKLTSGPPRRPLEPST; from the coding sequence ATGACGACACGAGCCAATGAACTCACCGCCTTGGTCACTGGGGCCACCGCCGGGCTCGGTGCGGAATTCGCCCGCCAACTCGCCGAAGCCGGACACCACCTGGTCCTGGTAGCCCGCGACGAAGAACGCCTGAAGGAAAAGGCAGAAGAGCTTGAACGCGACTTCAGTATCTCGGTGGAGGTCCTGTCCGCGGACCTGACCACCGACGTCGGGGTTTCGGCAGTGGCGGACCGGTTGCGGGACGCTGGCCGTCCGGTGGACGTGCTGGTCAATAACGCCGGCATCGGGTTGTTGAAGCCATTCGAGAGGAACGGCCTGGATGAGGAACGGCGACACCTTCGGCTGCACGTCCAGACACCCATGGAGCTGTGCCACGCTGCGCTCGAAGTGATGCTGGCACGGGGGAAGGGCCGGATCATCAACGTCGCCAGCGTGGCAGCGTTCGCCAACAGGGGCACCTACTCTGCTGCCAAGGCCTGGCAAGTGACGTTCAGCCGGTGGGCCAACATCACCTACGCGAAATCCGGAGTGCAGGTCACCGCGGTTTGCCCGGGTTTCACCCACACCGAGTTCCACGATCGCATGGGCATGGATAAGTCCGTGGCTCCCCGATTCCTGTGGCTCACAGCCGAACGAGTGGTGCGCGAAGGGCTGGAGGACAACGCCGAAGGCAAAGGCGTTTCCATACCGACGCGCAGGTACAAGGTGGTCAGCTTCTTCGCCCGCATCCTGCCAGCCAAGCTCACGTCCGGCCCACCTCGTCGGCCACTGGAGCCATCGACGTAA
- a CDS encoding sigma-70 family RNA polymerase sigma factor has translation MSEAGSGMGESAPMGGQGRRGTHDGGAVAMADSDMELVLQVRSGDKAAFETLYGRHHSIARTVAAAQLDNFADVDDVVADAFASVYQALAAGKGPDTFFRAYLLTAVRRTAHLMNRAATRTRPTSESYMLDSAIAHDDPALAAFESTAVAQAFRSLPARWQEVLWYVDIEGLKPAAVSPLLGLTPNGVSSLALRARERLRQAYLQNHIRSSAGEDCEECSTQLGAYSRDGLNRRSQDRVQAHLENCPKCTALLLDLNDVQSAMRAVVFPLVAGAAFTSVFPALAGAGTGAGAGAGLVHGVPHKEMAFFLKVGAGVLAVAAVTVGAAVAFGGGGPAAVGPPVAEAYPTSGGQVSHGTDPPGPGAGEDEESELPGPDEPSNGGIEKPALFPFPMPTKTTPIGFPKPAPSPTQPLFPTFAPTGPPTFPALVPTPGPTLAPGPTSTPSPSATPVPPPPQTPTATPTPTATDAPTPEPAVTATFTAEPGTTASDTNVSITFHLQGGTVPAAAEVVFTISAGADMIPGKLIEPPGWNCSSADSATRQFRCTSTAVDPEALEFLLGVSKVDDAGTTTMYYEFSGTGIETATFSNTF, from the coding sequence GTGTCCGAAGCGGGTAGCGGCATGGGCGAATCGGCTCCAATGGGTGGCCAGGGGCGGCGCGGAACGCACGACGGCGGTGCCGTCGCCATGGCGGACAGCGACATGGAACTGGTCCTGCAGGTCCGTTCGGGGGACAAAGCTGCGTTCGAGACGCTCTATGGGCGGCACCATTCCATTGCCCGAACGGTGGCCGCAGCGCAACTGGACAACTTTGCTGACGTGGACGATGTTGTGGCTGACGCTTTCGCCTCTGTTTACCAGGCCCTGGCCGCGGGGAAGGGACCTGATACCTTTTTCCGCGCGTACCTTCTGACCGCGGTCCGGCGAACGGCCCACCTCATGAACAGGGCGGCGACCCGTACGCGCCCAACATCTGAGTCTTACATGTTGGATTCGGCAATTGCCCATGATGATCCAGCCCTGGCTGCGTTCGAATCAACAGCGGTGGCCCAGGCGTTCCGCTCTCTTCCTGCCCGTTGGCAGGAAGTCCTTTGGTACGTGGACATCGAGGGGCTGAAGCCCGCTGCAGTTTCGCCGCTGCTTGGCCTGACTCCCAATGGAGTCTCCTCCCTTGCCCTCCGCGCACGGGAACGCCTGCGCCAGGCCTACCTTCAGAACCACATCAGGTCCTCGGCAGGGGAAGACTGCGAGGAATGCTCAACCCAGTTGGGCGCGTACTCCCGGGACGGGCTGAACCGGAGGAGCCAGGACAGGGTTCAGGCACATCTTGAGAACTGCCCCAAGTGCACTGCCTTGCTCCTGGATCTCAATGACGTCCAGTCAGCCATGCGGGCTGTGGTCTTCCCGTTGGTCGCAGGTGCAGCGTTTACCTCCGTCTTTCCAGCTCTTGCAGGGGCGGGCACCGGCGCCGGGGCGGGCGCCGGCTTGGTGCACGGCGTGCCGCACAAGGAGATGGCCTTCTTCTTGAAAGTGGGCGCAGGTGTGCTGGCCGTCGCGGCAGTGACGGTGGGCGCGGCCGTGGCGTTTGGAGGTGGAGGACCGGCCGCGGTGGGCCCGCCTGTGGCGGAGGCGTACCCTACCTCTGGTGGGCAAGTTTCCCATGGCACAGATCCGCCCGGCCCTGGAGCCGGGGAAGACGAGGAGTCCGAACTACCGGGCCCCGATGAGCCGTCAAACGGAGGGATCGAGAAGCCAGCCTTGTTTCCCTTTCCCATGCCCACGAAAACAACACCCATCGGGTTCCCAAAGCCCGCGCCGTCCCCGACGCAACCACTGTTTCCGACGTTCGCACCCACAGGGCCACCGACCTTCCCGGCCCTGGTGCCGACTCCGGGCCCAACCCTTGCTCCAGGCCCAACGTCAACGCCGAGTCCTTCCGCAACGCCAGTCCCCCCTCCGCCGCAAACCCCCACGGCCACGCCCACCCCTACCGCCACCGACGCACCGACACCGGAGCCCGCAGTGACGGCGACGTTCACAGCAGAACCGGGTACCACGGCCTCGGATACCAATGTCTCCATCACCTTCCACCTGCAGGGAGGGACTGTGCCGGCCGCCGCCGAGGTGGTGTTCACGATTTCTGCCGGCGCGGACATGATTCCAGGAAAATTGATCGAACCGCCAGGCTGGAACTGCTCGTCAGCTGACTCGGCCACCAGGCAATTCCGCTGCACCAGCACCGCTGTGGACCCGGAGGCCCTGGAGTTCCTGCTCGGCGTCTCCAAAGTGGACGACGCGGGGACCACCACGATGTACTACGAGTTCAGCGGTACAGGCATTGAGACGGCAACATTCTCCAACACCTTCTAA
- a CDS encoding FUSC family protein, with protein MPAIIAHARELHRLGPANNDRLSAVRVALSVAVPGLFLILIGRPDLMMYAVFGALTGMYGRNEAHQLRLKHQSQAALFLVGGLSIGVFLSVNHIHSWWLVLVVTVFAGAGSLYADAVRLRPIGPFFGILALGACASVPTNVPWTTAVLIGAASAGFSLLVGFAGWFRHRAWEAGAARDVPVLRGPLRQAALVHAARYSLAVSAAGAIGVLSGSGHPHWAMAAAAVPLAGADLPSRVHRGIHRIVGTFLGLAVVAVVLFPGPLSPLQYFPGQTAVVLAVLVVVCQFPTELFMARHYGWAMVFFTPVILLIAQLAAPMDPGVLVMERAIETFVGAVVGIAVAVLVRAPRRSVPQGPQINPVPRT; from the coding sequence GTGCCCGCAATCATCGCCCATGCCCGCGAACTACACCGGCTGGGCCCTGCCAACAACGATCGCCTCTCGGCTGTACGTGTTGCCCTCAGTGTCGCGGTGCCGGGACTGTTCCTTATCCTCATCGGCCGCCCGGACCTCATGATGTACGCCGTGTTTGGTGCTCTGACCGGGATGTACGGGCGCAACGAGGCACATCAGCTCAGGCTCAAGCACCAGTCCCAAGCGGCCCTGTTCCTGGTGGGTGGGCTGTCCATCGGCGTGTTCCTGTCCGTCAACCACATCCACTCCTGGTGGTTGGTCCTCGTGGTCACCGTGTTCGCCGGCGCCGGTTCCCTCTATGCGGACGCCGTGCGCCTCAGGCCCATCGGACCGTTCTTCGGCATCCTCGCATTGGGCGCCTGCGCGTCCGTGCCCACCAATGTTCCCTGGACGACGGCGGTACTCATCGGAGCTGCATCCGCCGGCTTTTCCTTGCTGGTTGGCTTCGCCGGCTGGTTCCGGCACCGCGCGTGGGAGGCTGGCGCCGCCCGTGATGTTCCCGTCCTCCGCGGCCCGCTGCGTCAGGCAGCGCTGGTCCATGCTGCGCGCTATTCCCTCGCAGTAAGTGCCGCCGGGGCCATCGGTGTCCTCAGCGGCAGTGGCCACCCGCACTGGGCCATGGCTGCCGCAGCCGTTCCACTCGCCGGCGCTGACCTCCCCAGCCGAGTCCACCGGGGCATCCACCGCATTGTGGGGACGTTCCTCGGGTTGGCGGTGGTCGCCGTCGTACTTTTCCCCGGTCCACTATCGCCGCTTCAGTACTTCCCTGGCCAGACCGCAGTGGTCCTCGCCGTGCTGGTGGTGGTGTGCCAGTTCCCCACCGAGCTGTTCATGGCGCGGCATTACGGATGGGCCATGGTGTTCTTCACTCCCGTGATCCTGCTCATCGCCCAGCTTGCGGCACCCATGGATCCAGGCGTGCTGGTGATGGAGCGTGCCATCGAGACGTTCGTGGGAGCGGTGGTGGGCATCGCGGTGGCCGTGTTGGTTCGGGCACCGCGGAGGAGCGTTCCTCAAGGACCGCAGATTAACCCGGTCCCCCGCACCTGA
- a CDS encoding SRPBCC family protein encodes MPVAFVCRTRSAMPPQELFDLARNIDAHVGSMTKSREKAVDGVTTGLISEGETVTWQAWHLGVRFRMTSRITRMEAPASFSDEQVKGPFKYLRHTHEFRPNGSGTLMVDTVEFAAPFGPLGRWVEKLVLARYLQNLIEVRNEFLVAQAPPALDSRP; translated from the coding sequence ATGCCCGTCGCTTTCGTCTGCCGCACCCGCTCCGCCATGCCGCCGCAGGAGTTGTTCGATCTCGCCCGCAACATTGACGCCCACGTGGGGTCCATGACCAAGAGCCGCGAGAAGGCCGTGGACGGTGTCACCACTGGTTTGATCTCCGAAGGTGAGACTGTCACCTGGCAGGCGTGGCACCTCGGCGTCCGGTTCCGCATGACCAGCCGCATCACGCGGATGGAGGCACCGGCGTCGTTCTCGGACGAACAGGTGAAGGGCCCCTTCAAGTACCTCCGCCACACGCACGAGTTCCGGCCCAACGGAAGCGGGACACTCATGGTGGACACTGTGGAGTTTGCCGCACCGTTCGGTCCATTGGGCCGATGGGTGGAGAAGCTGGTGCTGGCCCGCTACCTGCAGAACCTGATCGAAGTACGCAACGAATTCCTGGTGGCCCAAGCACCTCCAGCGCTGGATAGCCGGCCATGA
- a CDS encoding GNAT family N-acetyltransferase, whose protein sequence is MIRLAHADDLLILQDIERAAGQAFRALGMDSIAEDEPLSVEELNHYAVAGRAWVFVDGLDYPVAYLLADIVDGAGHVEQVSVHPDYAHQGLGRELLHAARVWSRGHGMHRQTLSTFRDVPWNAPYYRRLGFEVLDAGTWGPELARLMEHEAGLGLTRWPRVAMWRPAVPPK, encoded by the coding sequence ATGATCAGGCTCGCGCATGCGGACGATCTCCTGATTTTGCAGGACATCGAGCGTGCCGCGGGCCAGGCTTTCCGGGCATTGGGGATGGACTCCATCGCCGAGGACGAGCCCCTCTCCGTCGAGGAGCTGAACCACTATGCCGTAGCTGGCCGGGCATGGGTGTTCGTGGACGGGCTCGACTATCCAGTGGCTTATCTCCTGGCGGACATCGTGGATGGAGCCGGCCACGTTGAGCAAGTCAGCGTCCACCCCGACTATGCCCACCAGGGCCTGGGCCGCGAACTGCTGCACGCGGCGCGGGTATGGTCCAGGGGACATGGGATGCATCGGCAAACCCTCAGCACTTTCCGGGATGTGCCGTGGAACGCCCCGTACTACCGTCGGCTTGGGTTCGAAGTGCTCGACGCCGGCACCTGGGGGCCCGAACTGGCCCGCCTCATGGAGCACGAAGCCGGGTTGGGCTTGACCCGCTGGCCACGAGTAGCGATGTGGCGCCCGGCGGTACCGCCGAAGTAG
- a CDS encoding RNA polymerase sigma factor — MSLQTHLGDRVDVKRQKRFTAAHAACHDAVYRYFRRRTTNPSTAEDLCAEVFRITWEKSAHEDQDLSAMVLFGIAHNVLRNHMRSSARSANLLSSLLMERMDLGQDHGTDADASVRDALDQLKPDDREVLLLTYWDGFTSSEVSDLLNTSATAVRMRLHRARKALGHLLQRERESQESQR; from the coding sequence ATGAGCTTGCAAACGCATCTGGGGGATCGCGTGGACGTGAAAAGACAAAAGCGGTTTACGGCGGCCCATGCAGCCTGTCACGACGCCGTGTACCGCTACTTTCGTCGCCGAACCACGAATCCTTCCACGGCGGAAGACCTATGCGCCGAGGTCTTTCGGATCACGTGGGAGAAGTCCGCGCATGAGGACCAAGACCTCTCGGCCATGGTCCTCTTCGGCATCGCCCATAACGTATTGCGCAATCACATGAGGTCCTCGGCTCGTTCCGCCAACCTTTTGTCTTCCCTTCTCATGGAGCGCATGGACTTGGGCCAAGACCACGGAACCGACGCAGACGCGTCCGTCCGGGATGCCTTGGACCAGCTCAAGCCGGACGACCGCGAGGTCCTGCTGCTCACGTACTGGGACGGATTCACCTCGAGCGAGGTATCCGACCTCCTCAACACCTCGGCCACCGCCGTACGGATGCGCCTTCACCGTGCCAGGAAAGCGCTCGGCCACCTGCTCCAGCGCGAACGAGAGTCACAGGAGTCCCAACGATGA
- a CDS encoding FMN-binding negative transcriptional regulator has translation MYTPAHFAPSAEAVEALLQDAGAANLVTMSEDGLLATLLPFVYEPSIGDHGALHAHMARNNTQWSSPVTGEALMIVQGNDAYISPSWYASKAEHGRVVPTWNYSTAHVYGELVIHDDAEWLARHVRRLSHQHEAAMPQPWTVDEAPERFIAGQLKAIVGVELVITRVEAKTKLSQNRSAADVAGVIEGLRTVGDPASAADVERARTS, from the coding sequence ATGTACACACCCGCACACTTTGCCCCCTCCGCCGAAGCCGTGGAGGCGCTGCTCCAGGACGCCGGTGCCGCAAACCTCGTGACCATGTCGGAGGATGGACTGCTCGCCACGCTCCTACCGTTTGTCTACGAGCCATCGATAGGTGACCACGGTGCCTTGCACGCCCACATGGCCCGCAACAATACGCAGTGGTCCTCGCCCGTTACCGGTGAGGCACTCATGATCGTGCAGGGCAACGACGCCTACATCTCGCCCTCCTGGTATGCCTCGAAAGCCGAGCACGGCCGGGTGGTGCCGACCTGGAACTATTCCACCGCCCACGTCTACGGCGAGCTGGTGATCCATGACGACGCCGAATGGCTGGCCCGGCACGTGCGCCGCCTGTCACACCAGCACGAAGCCGCGATGCCGCAGCCTTGGACTGTGGACGAAGCACCCGAGCGGTTCATCGCCGGGCAGCTGAAGGCGATTGTCGGCGTCGAACTTGTGATCACCCGGGTGGAGGCGAAGACGAAGCTCAGCCAGAACCGGAGCGCCGCAGACGTGGCCGGGGTCATCGAGGGCTTGCGCACCGTGGGCGACCCGGCGAGCGCGGCAGATGTGGAACGGGCGCGGACCTCATAG
- a CDS encoding DMT family transporter — translation MSHNSSATTLSRTVVSTPTSIGIWWGLLGVVAFSFTVPLTRVAVEGMSPLFIGAGRAVVAAILAALALALTRQRFPQGRQWIRLAVVAGGIVAGFPLLTTFALTSTSASHGAVVIALLPAATATAAVIRGRERPRLLFWILTAVGVVAALVFALVQAGGFGSLHWADLLLLGAVLAAAVGYAEGGLLARELGSWQTISWALVVAAPAMIVLTLLSLDSGMPNATPVQWLSFAYLGVVSMFLGFFAWYRGLAIGPMAQVSQIQLVQPVMTIAWAALLLGEPMTWTTVVGGLAVIVCAGAAVRVRLRK, via the coding sequence ATGAGTCACAATAGTAGCGCTACTACTCTTTCGCGGACAGTGGTATCCACTCCGACATCGATCGGAATCTGGTGGGGCCTCCTCGGTGTTGTTGCCTTCTCCTTCACCGTGCCGCTCACCCGCGTGGCTGTGGAGGGAATGTCTCCCCTGTTCATCGGAGCGGGCAGGGCCGTTGTGGCAGCCATCCTTGCGGCGCTGGCACTGGCCCTGACCCGGCAGCGTTTTCCACAGGGCCGCCAGTGGATCCGACTGGCCGTGGTGGCCGGCGGAATTGTGGCCGGGTTCCCTTTGCTCACCACCTTCGCCCTCACCAGCACCTCTGCCAGCCATGGCGCCGTGGTGATCGCGCTACTACCCGCAGCCACGGCTACCGCGGCGGTCATCCGGGGACGGGAACGTCCACGCCTGCTCTTCTGGATCCTTACGGCCGTGGGTGTTGTGGCCGCGCTTGTTTTCGCGCTGGTTCAGGCCGGTGGTTTCGGCTCCCTGCATTGGGCCGACCTCCTGCTGCTCGGAGCGGTCCTTGCTGCAGCCGTTGGCTACGCAGAAGGAGGATTGCTGGCCCGCGAACTCGGCTCATGGCAAACCATCTCGTGGGCACTGGTGGTGGCTGCGCCAGCGATGATCGTGCTGACTCTGTTGTCTTTGGACTCCGGCATGCCGAACGCTACGCCCGTCCAATGGTTGTCCTTCGCGTACCTGGGTGTAGTGAGCATGTTCCTCGGCTTCTTCGCCTGGTACCGGGGCCTGGCCATTGGGCCCATGGCGCAGGTCAGCCAGATCCAGCTCGTCCAACCCGTCATGACCATCGCGTGGGCCGCCCTTCTCCTGGGCGAGCCGATGACGTGGACCACCGTAGTGGGTGGCCTCGCTGTCATCGTCTGCGCCGGTGCCGCTGTCCGCGTCAGGCTCAGGAAGTAG
- a CDS encoding PLP-dependent aminotransferase family protein: MNNDSSSLIVSRVKEWIAGAAPGAKLPSTRQLVTEHKASPVTVQKALRTLTAQGLIESRPGVGTFVRAYRTARPSDYGWQTAALRAAKAARPLNSAAMRSASNDVIAFHSGYPARELLPERLVRAALTRSARGDAALSRPPAQGIPELQSWFAQELSTSTPVGVTPPQPSDVVVLPGSQSGLSSIFRGLVGHGQPLLVESPSYWGALLAAGQAGVNVIPVPSGPEGPDPDELDRAFAESGARLFYAQPNFANPTGAQWSAERGEEVLRIVQRHGAFLVEDDWAHDFGITAPSVPIAAKDDSGHVVYIRSLTKSVSPSVRVAAIIARGPARERIMGAQAAESMYVSGLLQAAALDVVTQPGWQTHLRGLSHQLQSRRDLLVTSLREHVPQAHLSHLPKGGLNLWLRMPDGFDVEQLTRDCEAAGVLIAAGTEWFPAEPEGPYIRLNYAGPNPGAFPEGARIIGEAVKGLLQA; this comes from the coding sequence ATGAACAACGATAGCAGTTCCCTCATCGTCTCGCGAGTAAAGGAATGGATCGCAGGGGCGGCCCCGGGAGCTAAACTGCCATCTACCCGGCAACTCGTAACTGAACACAAGGCAAGCCCGGTCACCGTTCAAAAGGCCCTGCGGACGCTCACAGCCCAGGGTTTGATCGAGAGCCGCCCGGGCGTCGGGACATTCGTCCGGGCGTACCGCACGGCACGGCCTTCGGACTACGGCTGGCAAACAGCCGCTCTGAGGGCAGCCAAGGCCGCGCGTCCCCTGAATTCAGCCGCCATGCGCAGCGCCTCCAACGACGTCATCGCGTTCCACTCAGGCTACCCGGCCCGCGAATTGCTTCCCGAACGGCTCGTACGTGCGGCGCTGACGCGGTCTGCCCGCGGAGACGCTGCCCTTTCAAGACCGCCGGCGCAAGGCATTCCCGAGCTGCAATCATGGTTCGCGCAAGAGCTCAGCACCTCAACGCCAGTGGGCGTCACGCCGCCCCAGCCGAGCGACGTCGTCGTACTTCCCGGCAGCCAGAGCGGACTCAGCTCGATCTTCCGAGGTCTGGTGGGGCACGGCCAGCCCCTGCTGGTGGAGTCCCCCAGTTACTGGGGCGCGCTGCTGGCCGCCGGCCAGGCCGGCGTGAATGTCATCCCTGTCCCCAGCGGCCCGGAAGGCCCCGATCCCGACGAGCTGGACAGGGCCTTTGCGGAATCCGGGGCACGCCTGTTCTACGCCCAGCCCAACTTCGCGAACCCCACGGGTGCGCAATGGTCGGCGGAACGCGGCGAGGAGGTCCTGCGGATCGTCCAGCGACACGGCGCTTTCCTTGTGGAGGACGACTGGGCCCACGACTTCGGCATCACTGCCCCGTCCGTTCCGATCGCAGCCAAGGACGATTCCGGCCACGTGGTCTATATCCGCTCGCTGACCAAGAGTGTCTCGCCATCCGTCCGCGTGGCCGCGATCATCGCCCGTGGTCCGGCGCGCGAACGCATTATGGGCGCGCAGGCCGCGGAGTCGATGTACGTTAGCGGACTGCTTCAGGCGGCGGCGCTCGACGTCGTCACGCAACCGGGGTGGCAGACCCACCTTCGCGGTCTCAGCCATCAGCTGCAATCACGCCGCGACCTCCTGGTCACCAGCCTGCGGGAGCACGTGCCGCAGGCGCACCTCAGCCATCTGCCCAAAGGCGGCCTTAACTTGTGGTTGCGGATGCCGGACGGGTTCGACGTCGAGCAACTCACCAGGGATTGCGAGGCGGCCGGGGTGCTCATTGCCGCCGGCACGGAGTGGTTCCCCGCTGAACCGGAGGGCCCGTACATCAGGCTCAATTACGCGGGACCCAACCCGGGCGCCTTTCCGGAGGGTGCACGGATCATCGGTGAGGCAGTCAAAGGCTTGCTGCAGGCCTGA
- a CDS encoding MFS transporter — translation MPIDQSKSVSPDGARNATGNQEPAAPTGAANAVKNATKKTKLRPKRRLKESDVNVVNKPMLRKALGGTIVGNTMEWYDVGVFGYLITTMGPVFLPEADKSVQTLFLLGTFAATFIARPLGGVVFGWLGDKVGRQKVLAATLMLMAASTFAVGLLPGYAQIGIWAAALLVILKLIQGFSTGGEYAGATTFVSEYAPDKRRGYFASFLDMGSYIGFALGAALVSVLQLTLGQAAMEEWGWRIPFLIAGPLGLIAVYFRSKIEESPQFQATLDAQEASAKDAASQDAAVAKGPIGIIKAYWRQIVLAMILAAAANTVGYALTSYMPTYLTDSKGYDPVHGTLLTIPVLVIMAVCIPLTGKLSDRIGRRPVLWVGAGSTIVFSVPAFLLIGIGDIWSTLAGLALIAFPVTFYIANLASALPALFPTSSRYGGMGIAYNFSVAIFGGTTPFIVQGLIEGTGDDMMPAYYLMGTSIIGAIAIYFLRESAQRPLPGSMPSVDTQAEARELVATQDTNPLINLDEMPFDGQPIDDAVFGKGNKDLTPA, via the coding sequence ATGCCCATAGACCAAAGCAAGTCCGTCTCTCCGGATGGCGCAAGGAACGCCACCGGAAACCAGGAACCGGCAGCCCCCACGGGCGCCGCAAACGCAGTAAAGAACGCAACGAAGAAAACGAAGCTTCGCCCGAAGCGCCGGCTCAAAGAGTCCGACGTTAACGTGGTGAACAAGCCGATGCTGCGCAAAGCACTCGGCGGCACGATCGTCGGCAACACCATGGAGTGGTACGACGTCGGCGTGTTCGGCTACCTCATCACCACCATGGGCCCTGTCTTCCTGCCGGAAGCAGACAAGTCCGTCCAGACACTCTTCCTTCTGGGCACCTTCGCCGCAACCTTCATCGCGCGCCCCCTCGGCGGCGTCGTATTCGGTTGGCTCGGCGACAAGGTGGGCCGCCAGAAGGTCCTCGCAGCAACACTGATGCTGATGGCGGCAAGTACATTCGCCGTCGGCCTCCTTCCCGGTTACGCGCAGATCGGCATCTGGGCCGCCGCGTTGCTGGTGATCCTGAAGCTCATCCAGGGCTTCTCCACCGGTGGCGAGTACGCCGGTGCCACAACGTTCGTCAGCGAGTACGCCCCGGACAAGCGCCGCGGTTACTTCGCCAGCTTCCTCGATATGGGCAGCTACATCGGCTTCGCCCTCGGCGCCGCCTTGGTTTCGGTCCTGCAGCTCACGCTCGGACAGGCAGCCATGGAGGAATGGGGTTGGAGGATTCCGTTCCTGATCGCTGGTCCGCTGGGCCTTATCGCCGTGTACTTCCGTAGCAAGATCGAGGAATCTCCCCAGTTCCAGGCAACCCTTGACGCCCAGGAGGCCTCCGCCAAGGACGCCGCATCCCAGGATGCAGCTGTCGCCAAGGGACCCATTGGCATCATCAAGGCCTACTGGCGCCAGATCGTGCTGGCCATGATCCTCGCGGCCGCAGCCAACACCGTTGGTTACGCGCTGACCTCGTACATGCCCACGTACCTGACGGATTCCAAGGGCTACGACCCCGTCCACGGCACCCTGCTGACCATCCCGGTCCTGGTGATCATGGCCGTATGCATCCCGCTGACCGGCAAGCTCTCGGACCGTATCGGCCGCCGCCCCGTCTTGTGGGTAGGCGCAGGCAGCACCATCGTGTTCTCGGTACCTGCCTTCCTTCTGATCGGCATTGGCGACATCTGGTCCACACTGGCCGGCCTTGCGCTGATCGCATTCCCAGTGACGTTCTACATCGCCAACCTGGCTTCGGCCCTGCCGGCGCTGTTCCCGACGTCCAGCCGCTATGGCGGCATGGGTATCGCTTACAACTTCTCTGTGGCGATCTTCGGCGGAACCACGCCGTTCATCGTCCAGGGACTCATTGAGGGCACCGGCGATGACATGATGCCGGCGTACTACCTGATGGGTACGTCCATCATCGGTGCGATCGCCATCTACTTCCTGCGCGAATCGGCCCAGCGCCCCCTGCCGGGCTCCATGCCCAGCGTGGACACCCAGGCTGAAGCACGCGAGCTCGTAGCAACGCAGGACACCAACCCGCTCATCAACCTGGACGAGATGCCGTTCGACGGCCAGCCAATCGATGATGCCGTGTTTGGCAAAGGCAACAAGGACCTGACACCCGCTTAG
- a CDS encoding putative protein N(5)-glutamine methyltransferase, whose product MTRVSDVATTANVATTLRAAGCVFADDEAQLLVDAARHVDELNRMVSQRVSGLPLEHIVGWVEFSGKRMAVEPGVFVPRRRTEFLVRQAAMIARPGAVVVDLCCGSGSLGAALSDCLGRCELHAADIDPAAVRCARRNVEPRGGNVHQGDLYTALPLELMGRVDVLLANAPYVPTRSIGMMPPEARLHEPLVALDGGADGLAVQRRVAQGAAQWLAPGGVLLVETSLQQAGQTVRILTTAGLLAAVAADEELGATVVLGWNHGTRQTISF is encoded by the coding sequence ATGACCCGGGTATCCGACGTTGCCACCACCGCCAACGTTGCCACCACCCTGCGCGCTGCTGGATGCGTCTTTGCCGACGACGAGGCCCAGCTCCTGGTTGACGCGGCCCGCCACGTGGACGAGCTCAACCGCATGGTGAGCCAACGCGTCAGTGGGCTTCCCCTTGAGCACATCGTTGGTTGGGTGGAGTTTTCCGGGAAGCGCATGGCAGTGGAACCCGGAGTGTTCGTGCCGCGTCGTCGCACGGAGTTCCTGGTGCGTCAGGCGGCGATGATCGCCCGGCCTGGTGCCGTCGTCGTCGACCTTTGCTGTGGTTCGGGGTCCTTGGGTGCGGCGCTAAGCGACTGTCTGGGGCGCTGCGAGTTGCACGCTGCGGACATCGACCCGGCAGCGGTCCGCTGCGCACGACGCAACGTTGAGCCCCGCGGCGGAAACGTCCACCAAGGCGACCTCTACACGGCGCTCCCGCTGGAACTCATGGGCCGGGTGGACGTGCTTCTGGCGAATGCGCCGTATGTTCCCACCCGGTCCATCGGGATGATGCCACCGGAGGCGCGGCTCCACGAGCCGCTGGTGGCGCTCGACGGCGGCGCTGACGGTTTGGCCGTTCAACGCCGGGTTGCGCAGGGGGCGGCTCAGTGGTTGGCACCGGGCGGTGTACTCCTGGTCGAAACCTCGCTGCAGCAGGCCGGGCAGACGGTAAGGATCCTGACCACGGCGGGCCTGCTCGCAGCGGTGGCTGCCGATGAGGAACTGGGCGCCACCGTGGTGCTCGGCTGGAACCACGGGACCCGGCAAACCATCAGCTTTTAG